A part of Vigna radiata var. radiata cultivar VC1973A chromosome 11, Vradiata_ver6, whole genome shotgun sequence genomic DNA contains:
- the LOC106776736 gene encoding ankyrin repeat-containing protein NPR4-like — protein MKNYLRGKNLWDVVESGSASSPIDAQKDAEALHIIQLSCAPNIFNEIKDFQTAHIAWNHLAKVCRSEFKIQPHIRHGVVSDNVREHKDLYKFVENGNWEGASSYLRDQPNAIFWAPSSGRTVLHVATIKGHITIVAGLVYLGKKQLIEMQDEDGNTALALAAAYTGNLNIARRFLNAEGGEELLGIENKEGEIPLLMAANSGCKIMTRYLFFHTPRHVMDDPHNRVLLMERCIQAHIFDVALTLLKSYEELPIESLRVLLDLARMTFGPFTNSPWKTTIFNFRSGTLVDLILAIMNMFRKFVESTMHSCGLKSKSRERHKNEFLQILRYYKDSVSKLNSSQLRKALMYDAMLEAAKHGNVEFINAMRKANHDLLLATDNHGRDILSYAVLHRRYYVFEFVLTLSENKDIINYTTDMFGNNLLHLAAHLVPLSDLNRIPSAAWQLQREIDWFKAVEEVVHVKCREAKNDEGKKPEEIFIETHKELMKDGEKLVKETAGTFAIVGVLVITVMFAAIFTVPGGLHQDTGLPIFIKDKQFTVFIVADTISLLASIFTVFIYIDLQTLNYTPTDFQGRLPTKIMSGFGCLSLSLVSMMIAFCAALGIVLQKSSLYKHIFVGVVILAPFSLRIPFSFSFYWRARRYIKLLFSGGLFSILWRFLPSAN, from the exons ATGAAAAATTATCTGCGAGGGAAAAATCTGTGGGATGTTGTGGAAAGTGGTTCTGCATCGTCACCCATTGATGCACAGAAAGACGCAGAGGCTCTGCATATCATTCAACTATCATGTGCACcaaatattttcaatgaaattaAAGACTTCCAAACCGCCCACATAGCTTGGAATCACTTGGCTAAAGTTTGCAGGTCTGAGTTTAAAATCCAACCGCATATTCGACACG GTGTTGTATCCGACAATGTTAGAGAGCACAAAGATTTATACAAGTTTGTGGAAAATGGAAATTGGGAAGGTGCAAGCTCATACTTGAGAGATCAACCCAATGCAATATTTTGGGCTCCGTCTTCGGGTAGAACGGTTCTTCATGTTGCAACAATAAAAGGACATATCACAATTGTGGCGGGGTTAGTGTACTTAGGGAAGAAGCAATTAATAGAAATGCAAGATGAGGATGGTAATACTGCTCTTGCTCTTGCTGCTGCTTACACTGGAAACCTTAATATTGCAAGACGTTTTCTAAATGCGGAAGGCGGCGAAGAATTGCTTGGTATAGAGAACAAAGAGGGTGAGATCCCTCTTCTTATGGCTGCTAATTCAGGATGCAAAATAATGACTCGTTACCTTTTCTTTCATACTCCTCGCCATGTCATGGATGACCCACATAATCGAGTTTTGCTTATGGAACGATGCATCCAAGCGCATATATTTG ATGTGGCTTTGACATTGCTTAAGTCTTACGAGGAACTGCCCATTGAATCCTTACGCGTTTTGCTCGATTTGGCTCGAATGACTTTTGGACCTTTTACGAATAGCCCTTGGAAgacaacaatttttaattttagaagtG GTACTTTAGTCGATTTGATTTTGGCAATTATGAACATGTTTAGAAAGTTTGTGG AATCGACAATGCATTCATGTGGACTGAAATCCAAAAGTAGAGAGAGACACAAAAATGAATTTCTACAAATATTAAGGTATTATAAAGATAGTGTTTCGAAGTTGAATAGTTCACAACTCCGGAAGGCTTTGATGTATGATGCCATGTTGGAAGCAGCAAAGCATGGAAATGTTGAGTTCATAAATGCTATGAGGAAAGCTAACCATGACCTCTTATTGGCAACGGACAATCATGGAAGAGACATATTATCGTATGCGGTTCTTCATCGCAGATACTATGTGTTCGAATTCGTGCTTACTCTCTCTGAAAATAAGGATATAATTAACTATACAACAGACATGTTTGGCAATAACCTATTGCATTTGGCGGCACATTTAGTACCTTTGTCTGATCTGAATCGCATACCCAGTGCTGCTTGGCAACTGCAAAGAGAAATTGACTGGTTTAAG GCGGTGGAGGAAGTTGTGCATGTGAAGTGTAGAGAAGCCAAAAATGATGAAGGTAAGAAGCCTGAAGAGATATTTATTGAAACGCACAAGGAGCTGATGAAAGATGGAGAAAAATTGGTAAAGGAAACAGCTGGGACATTTGCAATTGTGGGCGTTCTCGTTATAACTGTGATGTTCGCTGCAATCTTCACTGTTCCAGGGGGTCTCCATCAAGACACTGGATTGCCGATTTTTATAAAGGATAAACAGTTTACTGTGTTTATTGTAGCTGATACAATCTCTCTCTTGGCTTCTATCTTTACAGTATTTATATACATTGACCTTCAAACATTGAATTATACTCCAACAGACTTCCAAGGAAGATTGCCCACCAAAATAATGTCAGGGTTTGGGTGCCTTTCCCTCTCCCTAGTGTCCATGATGATTGCCTTCTGTGCTGCGCTTGGAATAGTTCTACAAAAATCATCGTTGTACAAGCACATCTTTGTAGGAGTCGTCATATTGGCTCCCTTCAGTTTACGCATACCCTTCAGTTTTTCGTTCTATTGGAGAGCACGCCgatatataaaactattatttagtggaggtttattttccattttgtgGAGGTTTTTACCTTCCGCAAATTAA